Proteins from a genomic interval of Stigmatopora nigra isolate UIUO_SnigA chromosome 19, RoL_Snig_1.1, whole genome shotgun sequence:
- the mpp1 gene encoding 55 kDa erythrocyte membrane protein isoform X1 encodes MTLKSNKNEPAVILEPADSVRTALSDLYLEQLLQNKPKPDKQVAMQTFENKGAEVYTNGSAKHANGTESTKMREVTFEKNPSEPMGVTLKMNDKQRCTVARILHGGFIHRQGSLHEGDEIAEINGKSVTNHTVDQLQKVLKETNGVVTMKIVSNQKNRVKACETYMRAQFNYDPSADELIPCKEAGLQFQTGDIIQIINKQDPNWWQGTVESSAADFAGLIPSPELQEWRVASKSNTKDGSQSWSPFGKKKKCKDKYLAKHSSIFDQLDVISYEEVVRLPAFKRKTLVLIGAPGVGRSHIKNSLLTKYPDRFSYPVPHTTRTQRKDEDNGQEYYFISNEAMTKCISENELLEYGSFQGNMFGTKIETIQKIQDQGKIALLDVEPQTLKVLRTADFAPLVVFIAPTNTVPQTENLTMIQKESDAILTSYRHFFDLVIVNNDVDESVKCVEEALEQASATPQWVPVSWVY; translated from the exons ATGACGctaaaatccaataaaaatgaaCCTGCGGTCATCTTGGAACCCGCGGACTCTGTCCGGACAGCCCTCTCCGATCTCTACCTGGAGCAGCTTCTCCAGAACAAACCAAAGCCTGACAAG CAGGTAGCTATGCAAACCTTTGAGAACAAAGGAGCTGAAGTTTATACCAACGGGAGCGCCAAACACGCAAACGGCACCGAGTCGACCAAAATGAGAGAAGTCACgtttgaaaaaaatccttcGGAGCCAATG GGAGTGACTCTCAAAATGAACGACAAGCAAAGGTGCACGGTGGCCAGAATATTGCACGGTGGATTTATACACAGACAAG gatCTTTGCATGAAGGAGATGAGATAGCAGAAATTAATGGGAAAAGTGTGACTAACCACACAGTTGATCAGCTGCAGAAGGTTTTG AAAGAAACCAATGGAGTCGTCACAATGAAGATTGTTTCAAATCAGAAGAATCGAGTCAAAGCTTGTGag acCTACATGAGGGCCCAGTTTAACTACGACCCCTCGGCAGACGAGCTCATCCCATGCAAAGAGGCCGGCCTACAATTTCAAACGGGGGACATCATTCAAATCATCAACAAGCAGGATCCCAACTGGTGGCAGGGCACCGTCGAGAGCAGCGCTGCAGACTTTGCCGGACTAATACCCTCGCCAGAGCTCCAAGAATG GAGAGTAGCAAGTAAAAGCAACACCAAAGATGGAAGCCAGTCCTGGAGCCCATTCGGAAAGAAAAAGAAGTGCAAAGACAAATACCTGGCAAAGCACAGTTCAA TTTTTGACCAGCTGGATGTCATTTCTTATGAGGAAGTTGTCCGGCTGCCTGCTTTCAAACGGAAAACACTGGTGTTAATCG GTGCACCTGGAGTAGGAAGAAGTCACATCAAAAATTCATTGCTGACCAAATATCCGGACAGATTTTCCTATCCTGTACCAC ACACCACCAGAACGCAACGTAAGGATGAGGACAACGGACAAGAGTATTATTTCATTTCCAACGAAGCCATGACCAAATGCATCTCAGAAAATGAGCTACTGGAGTATGGCAGCTTCCAGGGAAATATGTTTGGTACCAAAATTGAGACTATCCAAAAGATCCAAGATCAGGGAAAAATTGCACTTCTGGATGTTGAACCGCAA ACATTAAAGGTTTTAAGGACTGCAGACTTTGCTCCTCTCGTGGTATTCATCGCACCTACCAACACCGTTCCTCAG ACGGAAAACCTGACAATGATCCAGAAAGAGTCCGACGCCATTCTAACATCCTACAGACACTTCTTTGATTTGGTCATCGTCAACAACGACGTGGATGAAAGTgtaaaatgtgttgaagaggCTTTGGAGCAGGCCTCCGCCACTCCACAATGGGTGCCTGTCTCCTGGGTGTATTAA
- the mpp1 gene encoding 55 kDa erythrocyte membrane protein isoform X2 — protein MTLKSNKNEPAVILEPADSVRTALSDLYLEQLLQNKPKPDKVAMQTFENKGAEVYTNGSAKHANGTESTKMREVTFEKNPSEPMGVTLKMNDKQRCTVARILHGGFIHRQGSLHEGDEIAEINGKSVTNHTVDQLQKVLKETNGVVTMKIVSNQKNRVKACETYMRAQFNYDPSADELIPCKEAGLQFQTGDIIQIINKQDPNWWQGTVESSAADFAGLIPSPELQEWRVASKSNTKDGSQSWSPFGKKKKCKDKYLAKHSSIFDQLDVISYEEVVRLPAFKRKTLVLIGAPGVGRSHIKNSLLTKYPDRFSYPVPHTTRTQRKDEDNGQEYYFISNEAMTKCISENELLEYGSFQGNMFGTKIETIQKIQDQGKIALLDVEPQTLKVLRTADFAPLVVFIAPTNTVPQTENLTMIQKESDAILTSYRHFFDLVIVNNDVDESVKCVEEALEQASATPQWVPVSWVY, from the exons ATGACGctaaaatccaataaaaatgaaCCTGCGGTCATCTTGGAACCCGCGGACTCTGTCCGGACAGCCCTCTCCGATCTCTACCTGGAGCAGCTTCTCCAGAACAAACCAAAGCCTGACAAG GTAGCTATGCAAACCTTTGAGAACAAAGGAGCTGAAGTTTATACCAACGGGAGCGCCAAACACGCAAACGGCACCGAGTCGACCAAAATGAGAGAAGTCACgtttgaaaaaaatccttcGGAGCCAATG GGAGTGACTCTCAAAATGAACGACAAGCAAAGGTGCACGGTGGCCAGAATATTGCACGGTGGATTTATACACAGACAAG gatCTTTGCATGAAGGAGATGAGATAGCAGAAATTAATGGGAAAAGTGTGACTAACCACACAGTTGATCAGCTGCAGAAGGTTTTG AAAGAAACCAATGGAGTCGTCACAATGAAGATTGTTTCAAATCAGAAGAATCGAGTCAAAGCTTGTGag acCTACATGAGGGCCCAGTTTAACTACGACCCCTCGGCAGACGAGCTCATCCCATGCAAAGAGGCCGGCCTACAATTTCAAACGGGGGACATCATTCAAATCATCAACAAGCAGGATCCCAACTGGTGGCAGGGCACCGTCGAGAGCAGCGCTGCAGACTTTGCCGGACTAATACCCTCGCCAGAGCTCCAAGAATG GAGAGTAGCAAGTAAAAGCAACACCAAAGATGGAAGCCAGTCCTGGAGCCCATTCGGAAAGAAAAAGAAGTGCAAAGACAAATACCTGGCAAAGCACAGTTCAA TTTTTGACCAGCTGGATGTCATTTCTTATGAGGAAGTTGTCCGGCTGCCTGCTTTCAAACGGAAAACACTGGTGTTAATCG GTGCACCTGGAGTAGGAAGAAGTCACATCAAAAATTCATTGCTGACCAAATATCCGGACAGATTTTCCTATCCTGTACCAC ACACCACCAGAACGCAACGTAAGGATGAGGACAACGGACAAGAGTATTATTTCATTTCCAACGAAGCCATGACCAAATGCATCTCAGAAAATGAGCTACTGGAGTATGGCAGCTTCCAGGGAAATATGTTTGGTACCAAAATTGAGACTATCCAAAAGATCCAAGATCAGGGAAAAATTGCACTTCTGGATGTTGAACCGCAA ACATTAAAGGTTTTAAGGACTGCAGACTTTGCTCCTCTCGTGGTATTCATCGCACCTACCAACACCGTTCCTCAG ACGGAAAACCTGACAATGATCCAGAAAGAGTCCGACGCCATTCTAACATCCTACAGACACTTCTTTGATTTGGTCATCGTCAACAACGACGTGGATGAAAGTgtaaaatgtgttgaagaggCTTTGGAGCAGGCCTCCGCCACTCCACAATGGGTGCCTGTCTCCTGGGTGTATTAA
- the tmlhe gene encoding trimethyllysine dioxygenase, mitochondrial isoform X2 translates to MIGSLSRSLRACVTSTQCLSTFTLKRTPWRHKKQERGYADNPTTHLLEDCLELHYKGTRMHLDYVWLRDHCRSSSSFNFQTNQRNLDTGSIDLNIRPDRIQVEDDHLILTWPDGHISKYSLSWIAENTFEANKQSIMQPRVVWNADIYHNSRITNSKWDTFMNSEEELKKFLQNYLLYGVAFVDDVPATVEATEAVTQRVSLIRETTYGKMWCFTSDFSRGDTAYSQLALDRHTDTSYFHEPCGIQVFHCLKHEGTGGKNLLVDGFYAAETVRQQSPKHFELLSSVPIRHEYVESTDGHRNHMIGVGPVLNLHPWNNEVYLIRYNNYDRSVINTVPHDVVRRWYVAHRHLTTELRRPENELWVKLTPGKVIFIDNWRVMHGREAFTGVRQLCGCYLSQDDVLSKARGFGLQA, encoded by the exons ATGATCGGATCGCTGAGCAGAAGTTTACGGGCCTGTGTGACATCCACGCAATGCTTATCCACTTTCACCCTAAAAAGGACCCCTTGGAGACACAAGAAGCAGGAAAGAGGCTACGCTGACAATCCAACAACGCACTTACTTGAAGATTGCCTCG AGTTGCACTACAAAGGGACTCGAATGCATTTGGATTACGTGTGGTTGAGAGATCACTGCCGATCGAGCTCGTCTTTCAACTTCCAAACAAATCAGAGGAACTTGGACACCGGAAGCATTGACTTAAACATCCGCCCAGATCGCATCCAAGTGGAAGATGACCACCTCATTCTCACTT GGCCTGATGGCCACATCTCCAAATACAGCCTTAGCTGGATTGCAGAAAACACTTTTGAGGCCAACAAGCAAAGCATCATGCAGCCCCGCGTTGTTTGGAATGCCGACATATATCATAATTCACGTATAACCAACTCCAAATGGGATACCTTCATGAACAGCGAAGAGGAACTCAAGAAATTTCTGCAGAATTATCTTCTCTATGGGGTCGCTTTTGTGGACGATGTCCCTGCTACAGTTGAAGCCACAGAAGCTGTGACTCAAAGGGTTAGTCTAATCag AGAGACAACCTACGGAAAAATGTGGTGCTTCACTTCCGATTTCTCCAGAGGAGATACTGCCTATAGCCAGCTTGCTTTGGACCGCCACACAGACACATCTTACTTTCATGAACCATGTGG AATTCAGGTTTTTCACTGCCTAAAACACGAAGGAACCGGAGGAAAGAATCTACTGGTGGATGGTTTCTATGCAGCTGAAACTGTCCGTCAGCAGTCACCAAAACATTTTGAACTACTTTCAAGTGTTCCAATCAGACACGAATATGTTGAAAGCACCGACGGCCACCGAAATCACATGATAGGCGTTGGCCCAGTTCTCAATCTCCATCCATGGAATAATGAAGTTTACTTGATTcg gtacaACAACTATGACCGATCGGTCATCAACACCGTCCCTCACGATGTTGTTCGCCGCTGGTATGTGGCTCATCGACACTTGACCACGGAACTGAGGCGACCAGAGAATGAACTGTGGGTTAAACTCACGCCCGGAAAA GTGATTTTCATCGACAACTGGCGGGTCATGCACGGAAGGGAAGCTTTCACTGGCGTAAGGCAACTCTGCGGATGCTATCTCAGCCAAGATGATGTTCTCAGCAAAGCACGTGGTTTTGGACTTCAGGCTTAA
- the pcolcea gene encoding procollagen C-endopeptidase enhancer a, with amino-acid sequence MVCVGNMWGISLLLCLTLSQMEAQQTNYTRPVFHCGGSLVSDSGFVGSEGFPTHYKPNSKCTWVITVPEDKVVMLSFRIFDLEADSQCRYDYLDVYNGNSNAVQKLGRFCGTFRPGTLISTTNTMMLEMVTDEETNARGFVAYFSGATPYAEDQQFCGGKMTKSQGEIMTPNWPNKKYPAGTSCSWLITVEPDKVIQVKFGKFVLEADSYCRFDYVAFFNGGEKDDSRLIGKYCGDQAPAPILTSGNVLLVQFVSDLSVTSDGFMATYTSIPRGTDVSVAPGSGSDTRSVPAKPAVRVVPTTTVPPPVTARKNVPPPAPGPNERPVRPNGKKVVTTGQDRRPNGGRPVAQNPLCAKECKRNGTIKASFCASEFAITGKVTSLAPGPQGTLLIGVTLIRTYKEGQLAIAQVGETMSVRLVSQCRKCPLLRRGSNYIIMGQVNEDGRGSLQPGAFTAPYKPPHHKLLTNISKQPC; translated from the exons ATGGTGTGTGTGGGCAATATGTGGGGGATCTCCTTGCTCCTGTGTCTGACTCTGTCTCAGATGGAGGCCCAGCAGACAAACTATACCAG GCCCGTCTTCCACTGCGGGGGATCGCTGGTGTCAGATTCTGGCTTTGTCGGCAGTGAGGGCTTCCCCACCCATTACAAACCAAACAGCAAATGCACCTGGGTCATCACG GTCCCAGAAGATAAAGTGGTCATGCTCTCCTTCCGCATTTTTGACCTGGAGGCAGACTCGCAATGTCGGTACGACTACCTGGACGTTTACAACGGGAACTCCAACGCCGTGCAAAAACTGGGTCGTTTCTGTGGAACTTTTCGGCCTGGCACGCTTATTTCTACCACCAATACCATGATGCTAGAGATGGTGACTGATGAGGAGACCAATGCGAGAGGGTTTGTGGCCTATTTTAGTGGTGCCACGCCATATGCAGAAG ATCAGCAGTTCTGCGGAGGAAAGATGACCAAATCCCAGGGAGAGATCATGACCCCAAACTGgccaaacaaaaagtatccaGCAGGAACCAGCTGTTCTTGGCTCATCACCGTTGAGCCTGATAAg GTAATCCAAGTTAAATTTGGCAAATTTGTCTTGGAAGCTGACAGCTACTGCCGCTTCGACTACGTGGCCTTCTTCAACGGTGGCGAAAAGGACGACTCGCGCCTGATTGGCAAATATTGCGGCGATCAAGCCCCGGC GCCCATCCTAACCAGTGGCAACGTCCTCCTGGTCCAATTTGTGTCTGACCTCAGCGTGACCTCCGATGGTTTTATGGCCACATATACCAGCATTCCCCGCGGGACCGACGTATCTGTAGCGCCTGGTTCCGGATCCGATACCAGGTCCGTTCCAGCCAAGCCCGCTGTCCGCGTGGTCCCCACCACGACAGTGCCTCCACCTGTCACCGCCAGAAAAAATGTCCCCCCTCCTGCGCCTGGACCAAATGAACGACCAGTCAGGCCCAATGGGAAAAAAGTAGTTACCACAGGCCAAGACAGAAGACCAAACGGAGGACGTCCTG TTGCTCAGAATCCATTGTGTGCCAAAGAATGCAAAAGAAACGGAACAATCAAGGCCAGTTTCTGTGCCAGTGAATTTG cgaTAACTGGGAAGGTGACCTCCTTGGCCCCTGGACCCCAGGGTACTCTTCTCATTGGGGTAACCCTCATCAGGACTTACAAAGAAGGTCAACTCGCCATCGCGCAAGTGGGAGAAACCATGTCGGTTCGATTGGTGTCGCAATGCAGGAAGTGCCCATTGCTCCGCAGAG GTTCTAACTACATCATCATGGGTCAAGTGAACGAGGACGGACGTGGTAGCCTCCAACCCGGTGCCTTCACGGCCCCCTACAAACCCCCGCATCACAAATTATTGACAAACATTAGCAAACAGCCTTGTTAA
- the tmem88a gene encoding transmembrane protein 88a, translating to MSLSRNGTLEKTSELPHSETGSPTRAVVPPPYSTSGSDAPDQPLELRGSLDCWACSVLVTAQNLIIAVINGLLAGIVFGTILTPALVMIIFGFLCHSTVQPHGTSVYCSDLLDDAGCVALLVVGFLLLTPLLVLALAAFCRLARHLQLGLCFIPYSRAVYKNLPAARSREAGVGGCCGMPEASEREGKGSVWV from the exons ATGAGTCTATCACGGAACGGGACATTGGAGAAGACGTCTGAGCTGCCCCACTCGGAAACCGGCTCTCCTACGAGAGCCGTAGTCCCCCCACCATACTCTACCAGTGGAAGCGATGCCCCCGACCAACCACTGGAGTTGAGGGGCTCTCTGGACTGCTGGGCCTGCTCCGTCCTGGTCACAGCCCAGAATCTGATCATCGCCGTCATAAACGGCTTACTTGCCGGCATCGTGTTTGGGACCATCCTTACCCCGGCGCTGGTCATGATCATCTTCGGTTTCCTCTGTCACTCCACG GTGCAGCCACATGGTACCTCAGTGTACTGTTCAGACCTGCTGGATGATGCTGGTTGCGTTGCCTTGCTGGTGGTGGGATTTCTGCTGCTCACGCCCCTGCTGGTCCTGGCCTTGGCGGCCTTCTGTCGACTGGCTCGCCATCTCCAACTGGGCTTGTGCTTTATTCCCTATAGTAGAGCTGTGTATAAGAACCTGCCCGCCGCCCGCAGCAGGGAAGCCGGAGTGGGGGGCTGTTGTGGCATGCCTGAGGCTTCGGAGAGGGAGGGAAAGGGCAGCGTTTGGGTGTAA
- the vamp2 gene encoding vesicle-associated membrane protein 2: MSAPAGAPAPEGGSQGPPNLTSNRRLQQTQAQVDEVVDIMRVNVDKVLERDQKLSELDDRADALQAGASQFETSAAKLKNKYWWKNAKMMIILGVICVIVLIVIIVYFST; this comes from the exons AT GTCTGCCCCAGCTGGAGCCCCCGCACCCGAGGGAGGGAGTCAGGGTCCTCCCAACCTCACCAGTAACCGTCGTCTGCAGCAGACGCAGGCACAAGTGGACGAG GTGGTGGACATTATGCGCGTCAACGTGGATAAGGTTCTGGAGCGCGATCAGAAACTGTCCGAGTTGGACGACAGGGCTGATGCGTTGCAGGCTGGGGCCTCTCAGTTTGAGACCAGTGCTGCTAAACTCAAGAATAAATACTGGTGGAAGAATGCTAAG ATGATGATTATCCTGGGCGTGATATGCGTGATTGTGCTCATTGTCATCATTG tgtacTTCAGCACTTAA
- the tmlhe gene encoding trimethyllysine dioxygenase, mitochondrial isoform X1, giving the protein MPFQAYVKDMIGSLSRSLRACVTSTQCLSTFTLKRTPWRHKKQERGYADNPTTHLLEDCLELHYKGTRMHLDYVWLRDHCRSSSSFNFQTNQRNLDTGSIDLNIRPDRIQVEDDHLILTWPDGHISKYSLSWIAENTFEANKQSIMQPRVVWNADIYHNSRITNSKWDTFMNSEEELKKFLQNYLLYGVAFVDDVPATVEATEAVTQRVSLIRETTYGKMWCFTSDFSRGDTAYSQLALDRHTDTSYFHEPCGIQVFHCLKHEGTGGKNLLVDGFYAAETVRQQSPKHFELLSSVPIRHEYVESTDGHRNHMIGVGPVLNLHPWNNEVYLIRYNNYDRSVINTVPHDVVRRWYVAHRHLTTELRRPENELWVKLTPGKVIFIDNWRVMHGREAFTGVRQLCGCYLSQDDVLSKARGFGLQA; this is encoded by the exons ATGCCATTTCAAGCTTA TGTCAAGGATATGATCGGATCGCTGAGCAGAAGTTTACGGGCCTGTGTGACATCCACGCAATGCTTATCCACTTTCACCCTAAAAAGGACCCCTTGGAGACACAAGAAGCAGGAAAGAGGCTACGCTGACAATCCAACAACGCACTTACTTGAAGATTGCCTCG AGTTGCACTACAAAGGGACTCGAATGCATTTGGATTACGTGTGGTTGAGAGATCACTGCCGATCGAGCTCGTCTTTCAACTTCCAAACAAATCAGAGGAACTTGGACACCGGAAGCATTGACTTAAACATCCGCCCAGATCGCATCCAAGTGGAAGATGACCACCTCATTCTCACTT GGCCTGATGGCCACATCTCCAAATACAGCCTTAGCTGGATTGCAGAAAACACTTTTGAGGCCAACAAGCAAAGCATCATGCAGCCCCGCGTTGTTTGGAATGCCGACATATATCATAATTCACGTATAACCAACTCCAAATGGGATACCTTCATGAACAGCGAAGAGGAACTCAAGAAATTTCTGCAGAATTATCTTCTCTATGGGGTCGCTTTTGTGGACGATGTCCCTGCTACAGTTGAAGCCACAGAAGCTGTGACTCAAAGGGTTAGTCTAATCag AGAGACAACCTACGGAAAAATGTGGTGCTTCACTTCCGATTTCTCCAGAGGAGATACTGCCTATAGCCAGCTTGCTTTGGACCGCCACACAGACACATCTTACTTTCATGAACCATGTGG AATTCAGGTTTTTCACTGCCTAAAACACGAAGGAACCGGAGGAAAGAATCTACTGGTGGATGGTTTCTATGCAGCTGAAACTGTCCGTCAGCAGTCACCAAAACATTTTGAACTACTTTCAAGTGTTCCAATCAGACACGAATATGTTGAAAGCACCGACGGCCACCGAAATCACATGATAGGCGTTGGCCCAGTTCTCAATCTCCATCCATGGAATAATGAAGTTTACTTGATTcg gtacaACAACTATGACCGATCGGTCATCAACACCGTCCCTCACGATGTTGTTCGCCGCTGGTATGTGGCTCATCGACACTTGACCACGGAACTGAGGCGACCAGAGAATGAACTGTGGGTTAAACTCACGCCCGGAAAA GTGATTTTCATCGACAACTGGCGGGTCATGCACGGAAGGGAAGCTTTCACTGGCGTAAGGCAACTCTGCGGATGCTATCTCAGCCAAGATGATGTTCTCAGCAAAGCACGTGGTTTTGGACTTCAGGCTTAA